The following proteins come from a genomic window of Palaemon carinicauda isolate YSFRI2023 chromosome 12, ASM3689809v2, whole genome shotgun sequence:
- the LOC137651238 gene encoding uncharacterized protein, which produces MPFDLEKFLGAPREHLNTLQEAKKDQLRQIAVRARISVGHAVVKAELLGKILDFLINSGNITEEEAIPLRPLTLERGAARTVTITEDPEIVKLKLQLELQQLTLEAEQKRLEAANAAVETEQRRLEIERKEKVLLEKELSAIRIEERLAEKQLPDAFDLSKARKLLPVFDEKDPDVFFITFENTATSLNWPRDQYVLLIRNSFKGKAAYVAAQLVQERDYEIFKTAILDAYSVTAEGYRQVFRQTLKNQAQTYLEFFTLKLKQFNKWIDKEQITTLEQLKNLIVLEEFLRRIPANVAMFIREKQEKDGKRAALLADDYHLIHKLKPHSSSPSSSPQVCTFCKKEGHHIKDCPSPKCKASHGKASPNAFSQGPKSGNTANKTTLHCAQPLSDFTAFTYPGKVNDIPVQILRDTGSSQTIISSKLKDLAKPTDQYVTVSDLTCQKVLPIVQISLDCPYFKGSTNVALLDSDLPCKNIDMILGNDLAQSNGTPSLIITQPEVVIEKACKELSPVVELPCQVVTRSTTSTSSDTEHTAYHPQTNGALERVHQTIKNLLRKYICETGRDWDEDLDLLMYVLRSTPNESTGISPFEMMFGRRPRTNLSMVKENILRGTYKDQQVSIPQYLQSLKVKFDHVYEFANLNLTNSQIRMKNHYDKKAKIRTCKVGDDVLVYRPVPGAPLREKFMGPYKITKRVSKTTYAIETPDKRKPSQLVHINLIKPYQSAKISPQAVHLISRETDHSTHNSRITTPIETSPTPKNIVPEAVDNDKLLAPLEPDEEETLAHNHILSWKDASNSQILSLLSQYLGHLPRVEREELEAVLKSYPAICSDTPGCCTLVQHDIVLEPNANPVRQPFYRVSHRLLPALKAEVEYLLKLDLAAPSKSPWASPCILVKKPNNSYRMCTDYRRVNSVTVKDAYPLPRIADIIDSVSNSKYLTQIDLLKGYYQIKLTDRTREISAFITPFGLFEYRVLPFGMTNAPATFQRMVHEVTRGLEGVYVYLDDIVIASISWDEHLKILRELFKRLLEANLVINLAKSSFGKAKVTYLGHVIGSGSILPKDTNVKAITSFPTPSDKKELKTFLGMVSYYSKFCPNFSIITSPLHVLTSSKVRFHWTQDHDKAFRQLKLFMTSSPLLQAPNLTKPFFIQVDACNTGFGGVLLQEINGTSTFPPLLEHLLPVSYYSGAFKGAQLGWPTIEKELYSLVATVLHFRPYLEGAARVVIYTDHKPLTFLERAKLNNKKLLRWSYILSSYNIEIHSIRGSNNTIADALSRLGQKTTIH; this is translated from the exons atgccttttgatcttgagaaatttttaggtgcacccagggagcacctaaatacactacaggaagctaaaaaggaccagcttcgccaaatagctgtaagggctagaatatctgtaggtcatgctgtggtgaaagctgaactattgggaaagatattagatttcctgataaatagtggtaacataactgaagaagaggctattcccttaaggcctttaacacttgaacgaggtgctgctcgtactgttactataactgaagacccagagatagtgaaattgaaactccaacttgaactgcagcagttaacactagaagctgaacaaaaaaggcttgaagctgcaaatgccgcagtagaaactgagcaaagaagacttgaaatagaacgtaaagaaaaagttctgttggaaaaggaactatcagccataagaatagaggaaaggttggcagaaaaacagctacccgatgcttttgaccttagtaaagcacgcaaactcctgcctgtcttcgatgaaaaagatcctgatgtttttttcattacttttgaaaacactgcaacgtctctcaactggcctagagaccaatatgttctcttaatcagaaactccttcaaaggaaaagctgcatatgtggcagcacaacttgtccaagaaagggattatgaaatctttaaaactgccatattagatgcttatagtgttacagcagaagggtatagacaagtcttcagacaaactttgaagaaccaagctcaaacctatctagagtttttcacattgaagttgaagcagtttaataaatggatagataaggaacaaataactactttagaacaattaaagaatttaatagttttagaagaattcctgaggcgtattccagctaatgtggcaatgtttattagagaaaaacaagaaaaagatggcaaaagggctgccctattagctgatgattaccatctcattcataaacttaaaccacattcgtcctcaccttcatcttccccacaggtttgtactttttgtaagaaagaaggtcatcatattaaagactgtcctagtcccaaatgcaaagcatctcatggtaaggcttctcctaatgctttttcacaaggacccaaatcagggaatactgcaaataaaacaactcttcactgtgctcaacctctatcagactttacagcatttacatatcctggtaaagtaaatgatattcccgtgcaaattttgagagatacagggtcatctcaaactatcattagctcaaagttaaaagatttagctaaaccaacagatcagtatgtaactgtgtcagatttgacttgtcaaaaggttttacctattgtacagatttctcttgattgtccttattttaaaggttcaactaatgtcgccttgttggattctgacctgccttgcaagaacatagacatgatacttggtaatgacttggctcaatctaacggtactcctagtcttatcattacgcagcctgaagtagtgatcgaaaagGCTTGCAAAGAGCtttctccggtggtagagcttccctgccaagtagtcaccaggtctacaacctcaacttctagcgacactgaacacacag cttatcaccctcagactaatggagccctcgaacgagtacaccagaccattaaaaacctcctgcgcaagtacatttgtgaaactggacgagactgggatgaagacctggatctgcttatgtatgtacttaggagtacacctaatgaatcgactggaatttctcccttcgagatgatgtttggccgcagacctaggacaaaccttagtatggtaaaagaaaacatcctaagaggtacttacaaagaccagcaagtaagtattccgcaatacctccaaagtcttaaggttaaatttgaccatgtttatgaatttgccaatctgaatttaactaacagtcagattcgaatgaaaaaccattacgataaaaaggccaaaattagaacttgtaaagtaggagatgatgtacttgtatatcgaccagttccaggagctccattgagagaaaaatttatgggtccgtataaaatcactaaaagggtctctaaaacaacttatgcaattgaaactccagataaaaggaagcctagccagttagtgcacattaatcttataaaaccataccaatctgcaaagatttctccacaggcagttcacctgataagtagagagactgatcactccactcacaactcgaggataactactcccatcgagacttctcctacccctAAAAAcatagtacccgaggcagttgataatgataaacttttagctcctcttgagccagacgaagaagaaactttggctcataatcatattttgtcatggaaagatgctagtaattcacagattctttctttgctttcacagtatcttggtcatcttcctagggtggaaagggaagaattagaggctgttctgaagtcttatcctgcaatatgttcagacactcctggttgctgtaccttggtgcaacatgatattgtgctagaaccaaacgccaatcccgttcgtcaacctttttatcgggtgtcccatcgtttattaccagccttgaaggctgaggttgagtatttactaaaactagatttggctgcaccaagtaagtctccctgggcatcgccttgtattttagttaaaaagcctaacaattcctatcgtatgtgtacagattatagaagggttaattctgtaacggtcaaggatgcttatccattacctagaattgcggatattattgactctgtgagtaattctaaataccttacccagattgatctcttaaagggttattatcaaattaaattaacagataggacaagagagatatcagcctttataacaccttttggtctctttgaatacagagttttgccatttgggatgactaatgctccagctacattccaaaggatggtccatgaagttacacgtggtttggagggtgtgtatgtctatttggatgacatcgtaattgctagtatctcctgggacgaacatctcaagatcttaagagaactcttcaaaagactcctggaagctaacctagttattaatttagccaagagttcatttggtaaggcaaaagttacatacctaggacatgtcattggcagtggctccatattacccaaggatactaatgtaaaggctataacttcattccccactcctagtgataaaaaagaactcaaaactttcttaggtatggtgtcatattattcaaagttttgtcctaatttttccatcataacttctcctctacatgtattgacatccagcaaagtaaggtttcactggacacaggatcacgataaggccttccggcagctaaagttattcatgacttcatctcctttgttgcaagcgcctaatcttactaaacctttttttatacaggtcgatgcttgtaatactggatttggtggtgtcctactgcaagaaatcaatgggaccagtacttttcctcctttgttggaacatctgctgccagtatcttattactcaggagcgttcaaaggcgctcaactaggatggcctaccatcgagaaagaattatatagtcttgttgcaactgtccttcattttcgtccatatctggaaggagctgcacgtgtcgtcatttacacagaccacaaaccccttaccttcctcgaaagggcaaagcttaacaacaagaaacttcttcgatggtcatacatcttgtcgtcttacaacattgagatccacagcattcgaggatcaaacaacaccatcgccgacgcattatcacgtcttggacagaaaaccacaattcactaa